The genomic window GAGAATAATCACTTCACGGCAGCGAGAGTCGATTTTCTGCAGAGCTTCTTGGATTTCTATCGATTGGCTGTGATCAATTGTTTCCGCAAGGCTATCTAACAGGTCTGTATCGGCTATTCTCTTTTTCCTTCGGCTTTGATCATGGCAGTAATTCAGCATAATCCGAATGAGCCATGTGGAGAAATATTCCGGTTCCTTTACTTTTTTAATAGAACGATAGGCACGAAAAGTTACCTCCTGCAAAGCTTCCAGTGCATCCGCTTCATTACGCAAATAGGAGTAGGAAACTTTTAGTAGACGAATTTTATGAATTTGCATAAGTTCATAGAATGCTTCGTCATCTCCCTTTTTTGCTTTCTGTAGAAGTTTACTTACTTCCAAGAAGATCCTCCCCTTTTTCTTTTCTATACGTTAGACATAGAAATCGCGTAAAAAGACTTAAAAATTTACATTTTGATAGTGATCCTTTGGTAATAGGTAAAATTTCATAAAATAATCTAAAAATTAACACGTATTTTACGAACAATTAACATTCCTGCAGTAAATTATAGTTAAAAGTGATTAATTATTGGGAATTGGGGGTGAGTATGTGCACATCGTAATTGGAGAAATATCACAAGACAATGTCATTGTAGCACCTTCAACCTTATGTGAGGTTGTTTATTCAATATTTACTGAAGACCCATCCTTGGAAGGGATTGTCGTGTGTAATGAAGAACGGCCAATTGGATTAGTAATGAGAACTCACTTTTTTCAAAAACTATCAACAAAATACGGATTTGACCTTTTTATGAAGCGGACGATTGAACTCGTTATGGAGCAAGAGTTCCTAATGGTTGAATATTCAGTCCCCATTACTGAGGTCAGTGCGCTAGCGATGGGCAGGAAGCAGGAGCATCTTTATGATTATGTCATTATCACGAAGCAGGACCGTATCCATGGAGTTGTAAGCATTAGAGAATTAATTATTAAATTATCAGAGATTCAAATTACTATTGCCCGTTTTTCAAATCCTCTCAGCGGACTTCCTGGAAATAATGTCATCGAAGAAACACTGAACGAAGTGTTGTCATATAAAAGATTTAGTGTGTTTTACATAGATATTGATTTGTTCAAATCCTTCAATGATACATTTGGATTTAGTAAGGGCGATGAATTAATTAATGAGACAGCCAAGATTATTAAGAAGGTAATTGACATCGAGGAGAATGCTCCCTCCTTTGTTGGACATATTGGAGGCGATGATTTTATTGCTGTTATCCCTCATTACAGCCATGAGCCATTATCACGACAAATTATCACACTCTTCGAGCATGCTACGAAACGTTATTACTCTGAGGATGAATGGAAAAATGGCAGAATTCAAGCAAGGACAAGGCAGGGGCAGATTGAAAATATTCCATTAGTAACGATATCCATAGCGATTGTACAAAATAAAAACTGTGAATTTACATCAGTAGAGGAAATAAGTAAAGTGGCTGCTAGAATAAAAAGCATATGCAAAGCTATTAAAGAGAGTGTATTTCTAACGTTAGAGGATGTCGGTGAAGAAGAAGCTTTGCATCAATAGAGGTAAAAAAGCCATGTAGTTTTGATAAACTACATGGCTTTTTAAGTTTTACATTAACACATTTGTCTATCAGTCTAGGCGAATTGTGTTCGTAAAATGGGATTGGCGTGTGGTAATTTTCCATTAATTAATTCAGGATTTGGTTTCCCGAGAGCAAATCCCTGCCCCATGTGGACGCCTAGTTTTCGTAAGTATTTTAGCTCCGAAAGTGATTCTATTCCTTCTGCAACGATTTGAGTATTTGATTGTATAGCAAAATCAAATAGGAGCTCTACTAAATGCTGCTTCTCAGGATGCTCATCAATTTTGCGGATAAGAGATTTATCCAATTTAATAAATTCGGGTTTTATGTAAATGAGGGTTTGTAAGCTGTTATAGCCGGTTCCAGCATCGTCAACGGCAATACGAAATCCCTGTTGCCGATAATGGTCTATGATTCGTTCGAACTGGCTATAATTGGTTACTGCCTCTTTTTCAGTAAGCTCTAAAACGATTTGCTCAGGGCAAAGATTATATATTTCCAATAATTCCAGCGTTATTCCACTTCGATAGGCGGGATCCGCTAATACTTGTGGCTGGATATTGAGAAATACGAGTGGGGTCGAAGTGTGTTGAAACCCCTTGACCTGATCCGAGAATCGTTCAAGAGAAAGATTCCGCAGAAACCGTTCTATCATAAAAACATCATTGCTTTTACCGACATATTCATAAAATTTTTCGGTTGTCGGAAACAATTCTGTCGGTTGAGGACGATTTAAAATCTCAAATCCTAATGTCATACCTTCCTTCAGGGAGAGAATTGGCTGAAAAACTGTATCCACCTTCCCTTTTTGCATGAGCTCCTGAAGCTCTATACTCTTTCTATATTCTTGATAAAGGCTTCCCTTTTTAGCATTTAAAAAGGCAAGAAAATTAATAATATTTGTCAATCGGTTATTTTTCATAGGCCACCTATTGTAGAAATTTGTCGTAAATCTATCTCCATTATAATAGGTTTATTTAGATCATAATGATAAGTGTTTGTAAATTTTATGTAAAAGCAGGGTACTTAGTGGTATATGTCCTATATTTCTTCTTCAACGTTTATTCTAGCCTTGATTTTATTGAAAGTTTCATTCGCAAATTCTTTAAGTGAATTGAATGGAAGCGGTTCAAAATTCCTCACCGCTTGTTTCGCTAATTGAAAGGCATTATCCAAGTTTTTTAGATTCAGATGACAAAGTGATTTGTATGAATCCATCACATAAAAGAGAGACAAATCAAATGGATGATGGATATAGGATGGAATCGCTATTTTTTCAAAGCTATGAAGTGCTTCTTCATAACGATTTAGCTTATATAGGGCTTTCCCTTCTTCAAGGAAGAAGTAATATTTAAAAGAATTCGAAAGGTTTGGATCTGTTATGCACTGCTTGATTTTCTCGATGGCTTCTTCGTATTGCTGCTGTTCCGATATGAGAGTGTCAATCATCATAAATTCATAAAACAGAATAGAAATCGTATCATCAGCAAACTCACCGTATTGTTTAAGTTTTTTGGAGTAGTACAATTTTCTTTCTTCATCTTTTGTAATCATGGCATACCCAGCGGCGAGTCTATACACGTCATCGATGTGATAGAAAATCCGATGCTTTTTTGAATAAGCGAATGCGTTCTCCAGAACTTGTGCAGCTTCTTTTGAGTGACCTGCGGAAAAATATAAAACCGCTTCATGATAATCTAGATCAAGACGGGTCTTTGGATCTATATAGGCATGGTGTGCTTCGATTTTCGCCCGCTCACTTAAGAAAATGGTTAATGATTGCTCATAGTCCAGTTCAATGAATTTCTCGAGTGCACGGAAGATGCCAATGTCTGCTCGCCTTGATGTGAGGTTCATCTGATCGTAAATAACTGCCGCTTGTTCAGAAAATTTCTGCCAGCCACTAATCTTTTCTTTGTACAGACAACGGCTGTAAATGTCTAATAACCTCGCTGACACATAGCCGTTAGTTAGGTTTGAGACATACGGCTCAATTAACGCAATAATTTTACTTACTTTTGCCGTATTTAATATTGTAGTTTCTGAGTCACTTAATTCATCTTCACTATATAGTTCTTCTGCCTGTTCTAGAACCGCACTTAATTCAGAAAAACTAACTTCCTCCAATAAATCAGTTACTTCAACACCTAGCTGTTCAGCGATATAATGCAAGCTTTCTATCGAGGGATTTGCCTTATTATTTTCAATTAGACTTAGCATCCCTTTCGTAAGAGCCTCACCGGCAAGCTCCTCGAGTGTCATTTTTCTCTGTTTTCTTAATTTCCGAATTCGTTCCCCTAACATTTTGAATAGGCACGCTCCTAAAATCAATTTTGCCTTAGCGAAATTGCCCCCAGATTTTTATCGAGTTAGCTCGATAACTAACTTCCTCTTTAAAATCTGAGGCATCCGCCGGAGACTTAGCTTTATTCAGCCGGGTATTGCCCCTCTGAATTAGATACTTCATTTGCATTCATCTCCCCTTATAGAAGTGGAAGACTTCTGCTTAATAAAGTTATTTCATTTGTTTAATTATATTAAACTTTCTCTTGAATGGGAAGGGAAGGATATGGTAAGATTTGTTTAATTAAATTAAACTTTTTAGAGTGGAGGATTCACATGGAAGAAGTTTATAAGATCAAAAAAGCAACATACCATCTTTGGACATTTACCGTTAGCAAACTGATTTCCACTTTCGGAGCACAGGTTTATTCATTTGCCATTAGCTTTTATATTTTACAAATGACGGGTTCTGCAACGAGTTTTGCAACTAACCTTATTTGCAGTATACTGCCGCGTACTCTTATATCTCCTTTTACAGGATATGCTGCGGATAGGTATTCAAGGAAGAAGATCGTAATCATTGCACAAATTGGTACAACGCTTGCCATTGGGGGATTGCTCATTATCATCTTATCATCAGGTTTATCACTCGGTGCCATTTATGCAACAACCTGCATCTTGTCCATTACATCAACCTTTTCCGGAGTAACCTTCACATCATCCATTACAGGCCTTGTAGACAAGGAAAGAATTCAGAGAGCCATGTCGCTCAATCAAATGTCCATTTCTTTCGCTTCTATTGGAAGTCCGGCAGTTGGCGGACTATTATACGGTACAGTCTCAATGCCAGTATTTTTAATTTTGTACATGGCCGCTTCCTCCATTGCTGTTATTCTTGAATCAACGATGAATTTCAATCTCTTCGCCAATCGTAAGAAGGATGACAATGCCGAGCAAAAGGAATCGATGTGGCAAAGTATGAGAGCAGGAATTCATTATTTGAAATTGCAGCCAATCGTTATGTCGATGATCTGGATCGGCCTGCTAGTAAATTTCTTATTCGGAGCGTTTGAGGTGGGCTATTCATTCATCCTAATTGAAAAATTGAAAATGTCATCCATTCATTTTGGCTTAACAGAGGGTGCTTTTGCATTTGGAATGCTGTTGCTGTCTATTTATTTAACAGTAAGAAAAGAAGTGAGGTTTCCATTTCTCTTATCCAAAAGAGGAATTATTGGGATGGGAATCACGATGGCGGGAGTAGGATTTCCGTTGCTAGTTTCTTTATCCTATAACATCGTATTTGCTTATTATATGTTCATTATGTTTGGTTTTGGCTTATTAGTCATAATCGTCAATACACCATTGCAGGTGATGATGCAAAAATTGATTGATGATGATTTTAAGGGGCGGGTTTTTTCCATTCTTGAAACAATGGCCATGGCACTTATGCCATTAGGAATGGTCATCTACGGATTTATGTATGATATTTTTCCGGCACAATGGATATTGTTTTTGTCTTCGGCTTTACTAATTGGAGTTGTACTTTTTCTTGCGAGACCTTCTGTTATTCGACAAGTGCATCCGGAGTTAAGAGGAGTTAAAGGAGTTAAGAATCATACGGAATCTTTTTCATAGAATCTTTGAAAAAGAGATTAATAGAACAAAGGAATTTTCCTTTCGAATAACGAAATAAAGTAAGGAGATTTAAGAAAAGGGGAGAAACTAACCATGTCATTACAAGCTAGCATTTTATTTTCCAATGATGCGCGCATTCAAGAAAATAATCACATTAAACAATATGTTGAAAATAGCAAGGCAGCTTTCACAGCCTTGTTTCTTGGGAAAGAGTTGACAGTTGTTATAAAAGAAATTGAGCGAGAGAAGCAGTCTCTTGAAAAAATCCGGATGGTAGCAGGAGCTATTGCACGTGAATTAGGCAGCCGCCAAGTATTAAAGGCAGTTATTCATGCAGATCCAATGAAAGAGGCATTGCCAAGCCTGCAGCCAGATGAGTTAGTCACTGCCTTTGTGGAAGGCTGGCATTTAGGCGCATATAAATTTGTTATTTACAAGTCTAAGGAAGACCTTACTCATACTGAATTAATAGTAGGAGGAGGAGCGGAATTTCAGCCATTTATTGAAACGGGAAAAATTCGTGCGGCTGCAACAAATTTTTCCCGTGATCTGATGAATGAGGTTCCTAATGTTTTGAACCCAGAAACATTTCCTTTGATCTTACAGGATGAGTTTTCCGAAACAAATGTTCAGGTGAATGTATTCGATAAAGAAAAACTCGAGGAAATGGAAATGAACGGCGTTTTAACCGTTGGACGCGGAAGTAAATACATGCCATCCTTTGTTGAGCTTGTTTATAAGGGAGATGAGTCAAAGCCGCTTGTAGCTCTTGTTGGAAAGGGAGTTACGTTTGATACAGGGGGAATAAGCCTGAAGAGTGGCAGAGATTTAAGCGATATGAGAATGGACATGGGAGGGGCGGCTGCTGTTGCAGGAGCCATGAAGTTATTGGCTGCATCAAATGCAAAGGTCAATGTGGTGGCATTGATTCCAATCGTTGAAAACTCACCAGATAATACGTCAGTGCTTCCAGGGGAAATTATCCGTTATAAAAACGGTCATACCGTCCAGGTTGGGAACACGGATGCAGAAGGACGCCTCATCCTAGCTGACGGCCTTATTCGTGCAGGTGAATGGGGAGCTGACCATGTTGTTAATATTGCCACTTTGACAGGGGCGATTGTGAATGCACTTGGAACTAAATTAGCCGGAGTCTTTGGCGATGAGCAGCTTTCTAACGAAATAAGGATGCTGGGCAAGGAAAATGGCGACTTTGTTTGGCCAATGCCATTAGTGGATGAATATGATAGTTACTTAAGAAGTAATTATGCAGATTTCAGCAATATTAGCTCTAAAGGAGAAGCGGGATCAATTACGGCAGGTTTATTTCTCCGCCGTTTTGTACCCCAATCATGCAAATGGCTTCATGTGGATATGGCGGGGGTAATGGAAAGTGAAGAAAACGGTTATTATCCGAAAACCGCAACAGGATTTGGTGCGAGATTACTTGCAGATTTTACAGTTCATGTTTCAAAGTAAATGTAATATGGCTATAAGAGACACTTACTTTTCTATATAATAACTAAATTGTCGTTGGATTCAGCAGAACTTGTCCTTGATGTACGGAGTAATCACCAGCGCAGAGAAATGAAGCCAACGACATTTACATACTGAGTTGAGATTGCTTAATCATGAATTTATTTTGGGAGGAACCCGTTTGTTAACTAGCGAACAATTAATAGACATTAAAGAACTTCAGCAAGCATGTGAGGCTTCAGAAACATTTGACCTTAAGCTCAATTGGGATATGCTGAAAACTCGGACAGGAAAAGATAGAGAGGATTTTTTCTATTACGAGGATGAAAAATTAGTAGGTTTTATCGGTCTATATGGCTTTGGAAATAAGGTTGAAATATGTGGAATGGTTCATCCAGATTTCCGCCGAAAAGGAATCTTTACTGGGCTTTTTCATGAAGCCCTTCACGAAGTAAAAGAAAAAGGCTATAGGAAGGTTCTTTTAAATGCCCCTTCTAATTCAAAATCAGCAAAAGATTTTCTAGAAAGGATCCCATGTAAGTATTCTTTTTCGGAATATCAAATGAAGTGGGAAGAAACAGAGATGGACAAATCCGAGGATGTGACTCTTAGACTATCAACTCCAGACGATTTTGAACTAGAAGTTCAATTGGAGGTTCAATGCTTTGGATTTGAAGAAGAGGAAGCGAGAGCCTACAATACTCAAAGATATGTTGATGACCAATATTATATAATTTTGTCTAGTGGAAAGGCGGTAGGGAAAATTCGAGTTTCTCACCTTGGTGGTGAAGCTTGGATTTATGGTTTTGCCGTACTTCCCGAGTTTCAAGGAAAAGGAATTGGGCGGAAGGCCTTAACAAATATTGTCCTAAAGGAACATAAGGCAGGTTTTCCTATTTTCCTAGAGGTGGAAGCGAAAAACGCTCATGCGTTACGATTATATGAATCATGCGGATTTAGAGCCTATCACTCCCAGGATTATTATGAGATTTAAGATTGTATGATAAAGGATAGGTGTTTCCTTCCATATGAATCTAGGTAACTTGACATATTTTA from Bacillus sp. DTU_2020_1000418_1_SI_GHA_SEK_038 includes these protein-coding regions:
- a CDS encoding sigma-70 family RNA polymerase sigma factor, producing the protein MEVSKLLQKAKKGDDEAFYELMQIHKIRLLKVSYSYLRNEADALEALQEVTFRAYRSIKKVKEPEYFSTWLIRIMLNYCHDQSRRKKRIADTDLLDSLAETIDHSQSIEIQEALQKIDSRCREVIILKYYHDLRIKDIAEILERPESTIKTWLYKGLKALRNQMEDRSGLNV
- a CDS encoding GGDEF domain-containing protein; this translates as MHIVIGEISQDNVIVAPSTLCEVVYSIFTEDPSLEGIVVCNEERPIGLVMRTHFFQKLSTKYGFDLFMKRTIELVMEQEFLMVEYSVPITEVSALAMGRKQEHLYDYVIITKQDRIHGVVSIRELIIKLSEIQITIARFSNPLSGLPGNNVIEETLNEVLSYKRFSVFYIDIDLFKSFNDTFGFSKGDELINETAKIIKKVIDIEENAPSFVGHIGGDDFIAVIPHYSHEPLSRQIITLFEHATKRYYSEDEWKNGRIQARTRQGQIENIPLVTISIAIVQNKNCEFTSVEEISKVAARIKSICKAIKESVFLTLEDVGEEEALHQ
- a CDS encoding EAL domain-containing protein gives rise to the protein MKNNRLTNIINFLAFLNAKKGSLYQEYRKSIELQELMQKGKVDTVFQPILSLKEGMTLGFEILNRPQPTELFPTTEKFYEYVGKSNDVFMIERFLRNLSLERFSDQVKGFQHTSTPLVFLNIQPQVLADPAYRSGITLELLEIYNLCPEQIVLELTEKEAVTNYSQFERIIDHYRQQGFRIAVDDAGTGYNSLQTLIYIKPEFIKLDKSLIRKIDEHPEKQHLVELLFDFAIQSNTQIVAEGIESLSELKYLRKLGVHMGQGFALGKPNPELINGKLPHANPILRTQFA
- a CDS encoding helix-turn-helix transcriptional regulator, giving the protein MLGERIRKLRKQRKMTLEELAGEALTKGMLSLIENNKANPSIESLHYIAEQLGVEVTDLLEEVSFSELSAVLEQAEELYSEDELSDSETTILNTAKVSKIIALIEPYVSNLTNGYVSARLLDIYSRCLYKEKISGWQKFSEQAAVIYDQMNLTSRRADIGIFRALEKFIELDYEQSLTIFLSERAKIEAHHAYIDPKTRLDLDYHEAVLYFSAGHSKEAAQVLENAFAYSKKHRIFYHIDDVYRLAAGYAMITKDEERKLYYSKKLKQYGEFADDTISILFYEFMMIDTLISEQQQYEEAIEKIKQCITDPNLSNSFKYYFFLEEGKALYKLNRYEEALHSFEKIAIPSYIHHPFDLSLFYVMDSYKSLCHLNLKNLDNAFQLAKQAVRNFEPLPFNSLKEFANETFNKIKARINVEEEI
- a CDS encoding MFS transporter, giving the protein MEEVYKIKKATYHLWTFTVSKLISTFGAQVYSFAISFYILQMTGSATSFATNLICSILPRTLISPFTGYAADRYSRKKIVIIAQIGTTLAIGGLLIIILSSGLSLGAIYATTCILSITSTFSGVTFTSSITGLVDKERIQRAMSLNQMSISFASIGSPAVGGLLYGTVSMPVFLILYMAASSIAVILESTMNFNLFANRKKDDNAEQKESMWQSMRAGIHYLKLQPIVMSMIWIGLLVNFLFGAFEVGYSFILIEKLKMSSIHFGLTEGAFAFGMLLLSIYLTVRKEVRFPFLLSKRGIIGMGITMAGVGFPLLVSLSYNIVFAYYMFIMFGFGLLVIIVNTPLQVMMQKLIDDDFKGRVFSILETMAMALMPLGMVIYGFMYDIFPAQWILFLSSALLIGVVLFLARPSVIRQVHPELRGVKGVKNHTESFS
- a CDS encoding leucyl aminopeptidase family protein — protein: MSLQASILFSNDARIQENNHIKQYVENSKAAFTALFLGKELTVVIKEIEREKQSLEKIRMVAGAIARELGSRQVLKAVIHADPMKEALPSLQPDELVTAFVEGWHLGAYKFVIYKSKEDLTHTELIVGGGAEFQPFIETGKIRAAATNFSRDLMNEVPNVLNPETFPLILQDEFSETNVQVNVFDKEKLEEMEMNGVLTVGRGSKYMPSFVELVYKGDESKPLVALVGKGVTFDTGGISLKSGRDLSDMRMDMGGAAAVAGAMKLLAASNAKVNVVALIPIVENSPDNTSVLPGEIIRYKNGHTVQVGNTDAEGRLILADGLIRAGEWGADHVVNIATLTGAIVNALGTKLAGVFGDEQLSNEIRMLGKENGDFVWPMPLVDEYDSYLRSNYADFSNISSKGEAGSITAGLFLRRFVPQSCKWLHVDMAGVMESEENGYYPKTATGFGARLLADFTVHVSK
- a CDS encoding GNAT family N-acetyltransferase → MLTSEQLIDIKELQQACEASETFDLKLNWDMLKTRTGKDREDFFYYEDEKLVGFIGLYGFGNKVEICGMVHPDFRRKGIFTGLFHEALHEVKEKGYRKVLLNAPSNSKSAKDFLERIPCKYSFSEYQMKWEETEMDKSEDVTLRLSTPDDFELEVQLEVQCFGFEEEEARAYNTQRYVDDQYYIILSSGKAVGKIRVSHLGGEAWIYGFAVLPEFQGKGIGRKALTNIVLKEHKAGFPIFLEVEAKNAHALRLYESCGFRAYHSQDYYEI